The Camelina sativa cultivar DH55 chromosome 14, Cs, whole genome shotgun sequence genome includes a window with the following:
- the LOC104742780 gene encoding root phototropism protein 3-like — protein sequence MVDKTSSPESATISTKSPSNSTGKIECSLFDDGCILDIDYFVNTIAGIKSKGVRPDLIGSIIVHYASTWLPDLSDVVQNPDDPQPQQQSESFSVTAFMMKKRFLVETLIGIIPPEKDSVPCNFLLRLLRTANMVGADSNYKSELEAKISWQLDQASLKELMIPSFSHTCGTLLDVELVTRLVKKFTGLDNEGVKSGASLVKVAKLVDSYLAEAALDGDLSLPEFMSLAEALPYHARVNEDGLYRAIDTYLKAHSKVTKQEKKRLCGLIDNKKLSMEASLHAAQNDRLPVRTILQVLFSEQTKLSNRSHNNIDWSGSSFSGVRSSPNPSGSHYSESGPARCMSKREINVQHAEIRRLREDMANLKSQCEAMQTHLHKLIEKKGTCTSGKKGFFRWTKLGFRSGLSVSVVENTNGDQEFGGNGEGEEFEYVTQTPGNTKTKLVKGRTPSRWRNSMS from the exons ATGGTGGACAAAACATCTTCGCCGGAGTCTGCCACCATCTCCACCAAATCTCCGTCAAACTCCACCGGAAAAATAGAGTGTTCTTTGTTCGACGATGGTTGCATTCTTGACATTGATTATTTCGTTAACACCATCGCCGGAATCAAATCCAAAGGTGTTCGTCCTGATCTCATCGGCTCCATCATCGTTCATTACGCTTCCACGTGGCTCCCTGACCTCTCCGACGTAGTCCAAAACCCTGATGATCCGCAACCTCAACAGCAATCAGAGAGCTTCTCTGTTACTGCCTTCATGATGAAGAAACGTTTCTTAGTCGAAACACTAATAGGTATCATCCCACCGGAGAAAGATTCCGTTCCTTGTAACTTCCTCCTTCGTCTTCTCAGAACGGCCAACATGGTCGGAGCAGATTCAAATTACAAGTCGGAGCTCGAGGCTAAGATTTCATGGCAGCTTGACCAAGCTTCCCTCAAGGAGCTAATGATACCTTCGTTTAGTCACACTTGCGGGACATTGCTTGACGTTGAGCTCGTGACTCGGTTGGTTAAGAAATTTACGGGACTAGACAACGAAGGAGTCAAATCTGGTGCTTCCCTAGTTAAAGTGGCCAAGCTTGTGGACTCTTACTTAGCTGAAGCCGCTTTAGATGGCGATTTAAGCCTCCCGGAGTTTATGTCCCTCGCCGAAGCTCTCCCTTACCATGCTCGTGTAAATGAAGATGGGTTATACCGTGCAATCGACACTTATCTGAAG GCACATTCTAAAGTGacaaagcaagaaaagaagagacTTTGTGGACTAATAGACAACAAGAAGCTATCAATGGAGGCATCTCTTCACGCTGCACAGAACGATCGTTTACCGGTTAGAACTATTCTTCAAGTTCTATTCTCTGAGCAGACAAAGCTGAGTAATCGGAGCCACAACAACATTGACTGGAGTGGTTCATCGTTTAGTGGCGTTAGGAGCAGCCCTAACCCTTCTGGTTCACACTACTCAGAGTCTGGTCCTGCGCGGTGCATGTCCAAACGTGAGATAAATGTTCAGCACGCAGAGATAAGAAGGTTGAGAGAGGATATGGCAAACCTGAAAAGCCAGTGTGAAGCGATGCAAACGCACTTACATAAGCTGATTGAGAAGAAAGGTACGTGTACTAGTGGTAAGAAAGGGTTTTTTAGGTGGACGAAGTTGGGATTTAGGAGCGGTTTAAGCGTAAGCGTTGTGGAAAATACAAATGGTGATCAAGAGTTTGGTGGTAATGGAGAAGGTGAAGAGTTTGAGTATGTGACTCAGACTCCTGGTAATACGAAGACGAAGCTTGTTAAAGGAAGAACACCTTCTAGGTGGAGAAATTCTATGTCTTGA